Proteins encoded in a region of the Schistocerca serialis cubense isolate TAMUIC-IGC-003099 chromosome 6, iqSchSeri2.2, whole genome shotgun sequence genome:
- the LOC126485003 gene encoding piggyBac transposable element-derived protein 3-like, whose amino-acid sequence MDTRLFYRKRQGRSYIPPESSDEDCLDSDDSDLDKTYVPERLTGSQSGDSSSSEENCDEPDEVGVPCVSNTEQIVEPEVGDNLPQAQSPSRCNVPKLNLLWKRNTVKSVFPSPVWTGEIPPSTEVFSPLTYFKKIFDSSIIDYICQQTNLYSKQCDVANTFSVTSTEIEQFIGIAFYMSLIAIPGNRRYWNKKCGVKQVSDVMTLRRWEQIKRYLHFADNTQQHSAPDRLFKVRMVSDMLRKNLSKIPIEEHLAVDEQIVPFKGHSSLKQYNPKKPKKWGYKIYCIAGASGIIYDFEVYSGPVNQPSHLPNVNASGNVVLRLAERIPK is encoded by the exons ATGGATACCCGTTTATTTTACCGAAAAAGACAAGGAAGAAGCTACATTCCTCCAGAAAGCAGTGACGAGGACTGTTTGGACAGTGATGACAGTGATCTGGATAAAACCTACGTTCCTGAACGACTTACAG GCTCACAATCaggtgacagtagcagcagcgaagAAAACTGTGATGAGCCAGATGAAGTGGGAGTGCCTTGTGTTTCAAACACAGAGCAGATAGTTGAACCTGAAGTTGGTGATAATCTTCCTCAGGCACAATCTCCATCTCGTTGTAATGTGCCGAAATTGAACCTTCTTTGGAAGAGGAACACGGTAAAATCTGTATTTCCTTCTCCTGTTTGGACTGGAGAAATTCCACCATCTACAGAAGTATTTTCACCACTAACGTACTTCAAAAAGATTTTTGACTCAAGTATCATTGACTACATATGTCAACAAACGAATCTGTATTCGAAGCAGTGTGATGTGGCCAACACCTTCAGTGTTACCTCTACTGAAATTGAACAATTTATTGGTATTGCATTCTACATGTCACTGATTGCTATACCTGGGAACAGAAGATACTGGAACAAGAAATGTGGTGTGAAACAAGTGTCTGATGTAATGACACTACGCAGATGGGAACAAATAAAGAGATATTTACATTTTGCTGACAATACTCAGCAACATTCTGCACCTGACAGACTGTTCAAGGTTAGAATGGTAAGCGACATGCTGcgaaaaaatttatcaaaaataccaattgaagaacacctTGCAGTGGACGAACAAATTGTGCCATTCAAAGGTCACAGTAGCTTGAAACAGTATAATCCCAAGAAACCAAAAAAGTGGGGCTACAAAATATATTGCATAGCAGGTGCCAGTGGTATTATTTATGATTTCGAAGTCTATTCTGGACCTGTCAATCAACCCAGTCATCTTCCTAATGTAAACGCCAGTGGAAATGTAGTGCTCAGATTGGCTGAAAGAATACCAAAGTAA